The Nostoc sp. 'Lobaria pulmonaria (5183) cyanobiont' genome window below encodes:
- a CDS encoding sunset domain-containing protein — MNNQLKPRQVGIMLTLFTVLILSSCAKKPEESTSTTPQTPTAVAPASPSSSTATSPVPGNTTSSSSKKPASAGNKTAVLAAAQSLGVKPQNQTTCPSDALVKGKITNKRGNIYHLPKTLDYEKVKPDICFKDANIAQQAGFRAPK; from the coding sequence ATGAACAATCAACTCAAACCTCGACAAGTGGGGATAATGCTGACGTTATTTACAGTGCTGATCCTAAGTAGTTGTGCGAAAAAACCTGAAGAATCTACTAGCACTACACCTCAAACACCAACTGCTGTTGCTCCAGCTAGTCCTAGCTCTAGTACAGCAACTAGTCCTGTACCTGGAAATACAACTTCTTCTAGCTCTAAGAAGCCAGCATCAGCGGGGAATAAAACAGCAGTTTTAGCAGCAGCACAAAGTCTAGGGGTGAAACCACAAAACCAAACAACTTGCCCAAGTGATGCACTGGTAAAAGGCAAGATTACAAATAAGAGAGGCAACATTTATCACCTTCCTAAAACCTTAGATTATGAAAAAGTCAAGCCAGATATTTGTTTTAAAGATGCGAATATAGCACAACAAGCTGGTTTCCGTGCGCCTAAGTAA
- a CDS encoding phospholipid-binding protein, whose amino-acid sequence MGWLQRLFGQEKPEDAQVNPDPTLIADDSESGETISLERVGLNGEYDQSGLAKRVALAFDEDSQFDEIDSVYVAQLGSSVVLKGEVATQEILAQLVETARGVSGASDVQSDQVSIG is encoded by the coding sequence ATGGGTTGGTTACAAAGACTGTTTGGACAGGAAAAACCAGAAGATGCTCAAGTTAATCCAGATCCGACTCTAATTGCTGACGATTCCGAATCGGGGGAAACTATTTCTCTAGAGCGAGTAGGACTAAATGGAGAATATGACCAAAGTGGTTTAGCAAAAAGAGTCGCCCTAGCTTTTGACGAAGACTCGCAATTTGATGAGATTGATTCTGTCTATGTTGCTCAGTTGGGAAGTAGCGTAGTTTTAAAAGGAGAAGTAGCAACACAAGAGATATTGGCACAATTGGTAGAGACTGCGAGGGGGGTGAGTGGTGCTAGTGATGTGCAGAGCGATCAAGTCAGTATCGGCTAA
- a CDS encoding TnsA endonuclease N-terminal domain-containing protein, with protein MKIQDFPSKVRVSRPPDWKTNREHYLLSDNEKRLFYVFEWLDTIVDIREQFPLIDLDLAMSIAEEIGINYPKDPQSNTPRVLTTDFMLSVKQGKTIVQKARTLKLTKDLGSKSVAEKFELEKRYYAAKGIDWGIITEKEVPKQLNLIYVENRSFCPHPKSLSQVGRGTSFRLPFSQYWEKGLGDEGFSIHTELRFSTWTQFSRKC; from the coding sequence ATAAAGATTCAGGATTTTCCCTCAAAGGTTCGTGTTTCTAGACCTCCAGATTGGAAAACAAACCGAGAACATTATCTGCTTTCTGATAACGAGAAGCGGCTGTTTTACGTCTTTGAGTGGTTAGATACGATTGTAGATATAAGAGAGCAGTTTCCTCTAATTGACCTTGACTTAGCAATGAGTATTGCAGAGGAAATAGGTATTAACTATCCCAAAGATCCGCAAAGCAATACTCCCCGTGTTTTAACAACGGATTTTATGCTTTCTGTCAAGCAAGGCAAAACAATAGTTCAGAAAGCACGAACATTAAAGCTAACTAAGGATTTGGGAAGTAAGTCTGTAGCTGAAAAATTTGAGTTAGAAAAGCGTTACTATGCTGCCAAAGGTATTGATTGGGGAATAATCACAGAGAAAGAAGTCCCTAAGCAATTAAACCTCATCTATGTTGAGAACCGTAGTTTTTGCCCTCACCCTAAATCCCTCTCCCAAGTAGGGAGAGGGACTTCTTTCCGGCTCCCCTTCTCGCAATATTGGGAGAAGGGGCTGGGGGATGAGGGTTTTTCTATTCATACAGAACTACGGTTTTCAACGTGGACGCAGTTTAGCAGAAAATGTTGA